A DNA window from Bdellovibrio sp. BCCA contains the following coding sequences:
- a CDS encoding RNA recognition motif domain-containing protein yields MGKKLYVGNLSYQMDDQSLGDIFAEFGTVESARIVTDRETGRSKGFGFVEMSSDDEAQTAITKLNGTEQLGRNMNVSEAKPMAPRENRGGFGGGRGNSRGGAGGGRPRY; encoded by the coding sequence ATGGGCAAAAAATTATACGTTGGAAACCTTTCTTACCAAATGGACGATCAATCTCTTGGTGATATCTTTGCTGAATTCGGTACAGTTGAATCTGCACGCATCGTAACTGATCGTGAGACTGGCCGTAGCAAAGGTTTCGGTTTCGTTGAAATGTCTTCTGATGACGAAGCTCAAACAGCGATCACAAAATTGAACGGCACTGAGCAATTGGGTCGTAACATGAACGTTTCTGAAGCGAAACCAATGGCTCCACGTGAAAATCGTGGCGGCTTCGGCGGCGGCAGAGGAAACTCTCGCGGTGG
- a CDS encoding carboxymuconolactone decarboxylase family protein, whose translation MKTRIVFMALFFAGSLSLAAEKTQTSMDNSKVMSEIRGTFGMVPTFMKEFPPEALPGAWEEFKTIQLSPNTALEPKIKEVIALAVASQIPCRYCVYFHKKTATFNGAKASELKEAIAIAASTRKWSAYFYGSQQDMASFKADVDKMVTSMKNPPKGKEPVTVTDASSAFKDMENTMGFVPNFIKAYPEAGIAGAWNELKGLEMNPNTALNAKTKDLVSLAVSSQVPCQYCTYLDTEFAKADGATAQEIKEAVAMAGLVRHWSTVLNGLRQEDKAFEREVDQIIKHLERGKNLAPKKVSYKEE comes from the coding sequence ATGAAGACACGGATTGTTTTTATGGCCTTGTTTTTTGCCGGTTCCCTGAGTCTTGCCGCGGAAAAGACGCAGACATCAATGGATAATAGTAAAGTCATGTCAGAGATACGCGGCACGTTTGGGATGGTGCCGACATTCATGAAAGAGTTCCCGCCGGAAGCGCTTCCAGGGGCATGGGAAGAGTTTAAGACCATTCAACTTAGTCCCAACACGGCGCTGGAACCAAAAATCAAAGAGGTGATCGCTCTTGCCGTCGCGTCACAAATTCCTTGTCGTTACTGTGTTTACTTCCACAAAAAAACGGCCACTTTCAATGGAGCTAAAGCCTCTGAGTTGAAGGAAGCTATCGCTATTGCTGCAAGTACACGCAAGTGGAGTGCTTACTTCTACGGATCTCAGCAAGACATGGCAAGTTTCAAAGCGGATGTTGATAAGATGGTTACATCGATGAAAAATCCACCAAAGGGGAAAGAGCCCGTGACGGTCACAGATGCAAGTTCCGCTTTCAAAGACATGGAAAATACCATGGGCTTTGTTCCGAATTTTATAAAGGCCTATCCTGAAGCCGGGATCGCAGGGGCCTGGAATGAACTTAAAGGGTTGGAGATGAATCCCAACACGGCATTGAATGCGAAAACCAAAGACCTGGTCAGTCTTGCAGTTTCATCGCAAGTTCCTTGTCAGTATTGCACTTATCTCGACACTGAATTTGCGAAAGCCGACGGAGCGACAGCTCAAGAAATCAAAGAGGCTGTGGCGATGGCGGGACTTGTTCGTCACTGGAGCACTGTCTTAAATGGACTTCGTCAGGAAGACAAAGCGTTCGAGAGAGAGGTCGATCAAATCATTAAACATCTTGAACGCGGAAAAAACTTGGCTCCGAAAAAGGTTTCTTACAAAGAAGAATAG
- a CDS encoding TetR/AcrR family transcriptional regulator, whose amino-acid sequence MARPKDLERRDEILKSTLKVLRKHGGWDLSLNEIARQLHTSTRMLVHHFGTKENLINECKKNLESRLHKDLSSAPPHKNWKGLVCSAWESSLQDSHKDDRRLSLISNLQSPRKSQNQKDNERVIGSLRELLPSRLKKFAEDIFIYAMGLDLYVLSGGNIDKALKNLQNYLRHLEDKAA is encoded by the coding sequence ATGGCCAGACCCAAGGATCTCGAACGCCGGGATGAAATTTTGAAGAGCACATTAAAAGTGTTAAGAAAACACGGCGGCTGGGATTTATCCTTAAATGAGATTGCGCGCCAGCTTCATACCTCCACGCGCATGCTGGTCCACCACTTCGGCACAAAAGAAAATTTAATTAACGAATGTAAAAAGAATTTAGAGTCCCGCCTGCACAAGGATCTTTCCAGCGCCCCTCCCCACAAAAACTGGAAGGGTCTTGTTTGCTCTGCTTGGGAAAGCTCTTTGCAAGATTCTCACAAGGATGACCGCAGACTGAGTTTGATTTCAAACCTTCAAAGTCCGCGCAAATCGCAGAATCAAAAAGACAATGAACGTGTTATCGGCTCCCTCCGCGAACTTCTCCCCTCCCGATTGAAGAAGTTCGCGGAGGATATATTTATCTATGCCATGGGCTTAGATCTTTACGTTCTTTCGGGAGGCAACATAGACAAAGCCCTTAAGAATTTGCAAAATTATTTACGCCACCTTGAAGACAAAGCGGCTTAA